From one Acidobacteriota bacterium genomic stretch:
- a CDS encoding efflux RND transporter permease subunit, with protein MKEELGIAGKMARAFIDSKLTPLVIAAAILLGLGAVVMLPREEEPQIIVPMIDVFVAMPGASAKEVEERVTKPMEKLLWEVPGVEYLYSTSSPGMAMVVVRFYVGQKEEDAIVRLNQKMLANFDLIPQGATPPIVKPRSIDDVPILALTLSSDRYDHFTLRRIAAQLHDQIKEIKDVSEVKIIGGERRQLRVTLDEAKMAAYNVAPASLVPMLEQANRQLQSGSFAANNREFLVETGGFLHTAEEVGNVVVGVFNNRPVYLREVANIEDAAEEPSDYVMFGNGAAKEPTTQQGNEAVNPQSAAGLSLSRNSQLLLPAVTLSIAKRQGTNAIEIADHVLEKVNELKGQLIPADVQLTTTRNYGETASEKSNELLFHMLIAIFSVALLIWITLGFRESGIVAIAIPVTLALTLAVFYFYGYTLNRITLFALIFSIGILVDDAIVVVENIARHYHLPGNRGRSILNIAVEAVDEVGNPTILATFAVVAAILPMAFVSGLMGPYMRPIPIGATAAMLFSLLVAFVVTPWASFRLLKHTGGHVEPEEGRATKLYRTVMSRLIRLPKWRYGFLLLVTVLLLGSMSLVAFKLVRVKMLPFDNKSEFQIIIDTPEGTTLEQTAALTREIGDYIRTVPEVTDYQTYVGTASPYNFNGLVRHYYLRRGSNVADIQVNLVPKGERDTQSHEIAKRVRPFVQQIATKYQARVKVAEVPPGPPVLQTLVAEIYGPDYNRQIEIARQVRDIFDKTEGVVDVDWYVEDDQPKYRFVVDKQKAALNGVSTEQVAATLKIAVDGMQVGLAHQPQEKEDLPIVLRLPRQERSSVDDLKQIKVMGGRGNLVPLSELVHVEETLQDKSIYHKNLMPVTYVTGDVAGSVESPVYAIFNLNEAIENMQLPEGYAMERYTATQPFIANKFAMKWDGEWHITYEVFRDLGIAFAAVLILIYILVVGWFQSFKTPITIMAAIPFSLVGILPAHGLMNAFFTATSMIGFIAGAGIVVRNSIILVDFVELRLKQGMPLADAVIDAGAVRFRPMMLTAAAVIVGSAVILFDPIFQGLAISLMAGEVASLLLSRMTVPILYYLSERRKHQEPEPESVPPPEQLDASDDSDNPSAIGTAAD; from the coding sequence ATGAAAGAAGAACTTGGAATAGCTGGAAAAATGGCGCGGGCGTTCATCGATTCAAAGCTCACGCCTTTGGTGATTGCCGCAGCGATTCTTTTAGGACTCGGCGCGGTCGTGATGTTGCCGCGTGAAGAAGAACCGCAAATCATCGTGCCGATGATCGATGTGTTCGTCGCGATGCCCGGCGCATCCGCGAAAGAGGTCGAAGAGCGCGTCACCAAGCCGATGGAGAAATTACTCTGGGAAGTGCCCGGCGTTGAATATCTCTATTCAACTTCTTCGCCGGGGATGGCAATGGTGGTTGTGCGGTTTTATGTCGGGCAAAAAGAAGAAGACGCCATCGTTCGCCTCAATCAAAAGATGCTCGCCAATTTCGATTTGATTCCGCAGGGCGCAACTCCGCCCATCGTCAAACCGCGTTCGATTGATGATGTGCCGATTCTGGCACTGACGCTTTCCAGTGACCGCTATGACCATTTCACTTTGCGGCGCATCGCCGCGCAACTGCACGACCAGATAAAAGAGATTAAAGATGTCTCGGAAGTAAAAATCATCGGTGGCGAACGTCGGCAATTGCGCGTCACTTTGGATGAAGCGAAGATGGCGGCGTACAATGTCGCGCCCGCAAGCCTGGTGCCGATGCTCGAACAGGCGAATCGTCAGTTACAATCGGGAAGTTTTGCAGCAAACAACCGCGAATTTTTAGTTGAAACCGGCGGCTTTCTGCACACTGCCGAAGAGGTTGGCAATGTCGTTGTCGGCGTCTTCAATAATCGTCCGGTCTATTTGCGCGAGGTCGCTAACATTGAAGACGCAGCCGAAGAACCGAGCGATTACGTGATGTTCGGCAATGGCGCAGCAAAAGAACCGACAACCCAACAAGGCAACGAAGCAGTCAATCCGCAATCCGCAGCAGGCTTGAGCCTCTCCCGCAATTCGCAATTGTTATTGCCTGCGGTCACGCTTTCGATTGCCAAGCGCCAGGGCACCAACGCCATTGAAATTGCCGACCACGTTTTGGAAAAAGTCAATGAACTGAAAGGGCAGTTGATTCCCGCGGATGTGCAATTGACAACCACGCGCAATTACGGCGAAACCGCCAGCGAAAAATCGAACGAATTGCTCTTTCATATGTTGATTGCGATTTTTTCAGTCGCTCTGCTTATCTGGATCACGTTGGGATTTCGCGAATCGGGGATTGTCGCGATAGCGATTCCCGTGACTTTGGCATTGACGCTGGCGGTTTTCTATTTTTACGGCTACACGCTCAATCGCATCACGCTGTTTGCGCTGATTTTTTCCATCGGCATTCTGGTTGACGACGCCATCGTGGTTGTTGAAAACATCGCGCGCCATTATCACTTGCCGGGAAATCGCGGGCGTTCGATTCTGAACATCGCCGTTGAAGCCGTCGATGAAGTTGGCAACCCGACGATTCTTGCGACCTTCGCCGTCGTCGCAGCGATTTTGCCAATGGCTTTTGTGAGCGGACTAATGGGACCCTATATGCGCCCGATTCCGATTGGCGCAACCGCCGCGATGCTCTTTTCATTGCTGGTCGCTTTTGTCGTCACCCCGTGGGCGAGTTTTCGCTTGCTTAAACACACAGGCGGACATGTTGAACCCGAAGAAGGGCGCGCAACGAAACTCTATCGCACGGTAATGAGCAGATTGATTCGCCTTCCGAAATGGCGATACGGATTTTTATTGCTGGTTACGGTTCTATTGCTCGGTTCAATGTCGCTTGTGGCTTTCAAATTGGTGCGGGTGAAAATGTTGCCGTTTGATAACAAGAGCGAATTTCAAATCATCATCGACACGCCCGAAGGCACGACGCTTGAACAAACAGCCGCACTCACTCGCGAGATTGGCGATTACATTCGCACGGTGCCGGAAGTCACAGACTATCAAACCTATGTTGGCACCGCCTCGCCTTACAACTTCAACGGGTTGGTGCGTCATTACTATTTAAGGCGCGGGTCGAATGTCGCGGATATTCAGGTCAATCTGGTTCCGAAAGGCGAACGCGATACCCAAAGCCACGAGATTGCCAAACGTGTGCGTCCGTTCGTTCAACAAATCGCCACAAAATATCAGGCGCGCGTCAAAGTTGCAGAGGTGCCGCCGGGACCTCCGGTGTTACAAACTCTGGTTGCGGAAATTTACGGACCTGATTACAACAGGCAAATCGAAATTGCCAGACAGGTTCGCGATATTTTCGATAAAACCGAAGGCGTCGTGGATGTCGATTGGTATGTCGAAGACGACCAGCCGAAATATCGTTTCGTGGTCGATAAACAGAAAGCCGCTTTGAATGGGGTTTCAACCGAACAGGTCGCCGCGACCTTGAAGATAGCGGTTGATGGAATGCAAGTTGGACTGGCGCATCAACCGCAGGAGAAAGAGGATTTGCCGATTGTTTTGCGTCTGCCGCGTCAGGAGCGTTCAAGCGTTGATGATTTGAAACAAATCAAAGTCATGGGCGGGCGCGGCAATCTCGTACCGCTGAGCGAACTGGTTCACGTCGAAGAAACCCTGCAAGACAAAAGCATCTATCACAAAAACCTGATGCCGGTGACTTATGTCACGGGTGATGTGGCGGGAAGCGTTGAAAGCCCGGTCTATGCGATTTTCAATCTCAACGAAGCGATTGAAAATATGCAGTTGCCGGAAGGTTACGCGATGGAGCGTTACACCGCGACGCAACCGTTCATCGCCAATAAATTCGCCATGAAATGGGACGGTGAATGGCACATCACTTATGAAGTTTTCCGTGATTTGGGGATAGCTTTCGCAGCCGTGTTGATTTTGATTTACATTCTCGTGGTCGGCTGGTTTCAATCATTCAAAACCCCAATAACGATTATGGCGGCGATTCCGTTTTCGCTGGTCGGTATTTTGCCCGCGCACGGATTGATGAATGCGTTTTTCACAGCGACATCGATGATTGGCTTCATTGCGGGCGCAGGCATCGTGGTGCGCAATTCGATTATTCTGGTTGATTTTGTCGAGTTGCGCTTGAAACAGGGAATGCCGCTTGCTGATGCAGTAATTGATGCGGGCGCTGTGCGATTTCGCCCAATGATGCTGACGGCGGCGGCGGTCATCGTCGGTTCGGCGGTGATTTTGTTTGACCCGATATTTCAGGGCTTGGCGATTTCGTTGATGGCTGGCGAAGTCGCATCGCTGCTGCTTTCACGCATGACGGTGCCGATTTTGTATTACCTGAGTGAACGCAGGAAACACCAGGAACCTGAACCTGAAAGTGTGCCGCCGCCTGAACAACTGGATGCCTCGGATGATTCCGACAACCCATCAGCGATTGGAACCGCGGCTGATTGA
- a CDS encoding efflux RND transporter periplasmic adaptor subunit, with protein MKEKLLITLTIVLAGFFATACEKKQQASTEKPRSIAGIATEKISLATVDDFYEATGTVKSKTTTALSSKIMGAVLALHAREGDTVRAGQTLIEIDNRDANAQLQKAQAGLREAEQAVAEVEQSASAAESAKNAAEANRKFAAATFARYQALLERKAISPQEFDEVRAKHQVAEAEVERAERMLQTLAARKKQIQARIDQAKADISNAQIYVGYARITSPMAGIVTAKPIEVGAMAAPGVPLLTIEDNANYRLEANVDESQLGKIRLREKAQVQIDALGEDFFEGTVAEIVPTADAASRSYTVKIELSAKPTLRTGLYGKARFITGQKQALTVAQKSLVQQGQLTGVYVVDDNHIARFRLIKTGKTLGDRVEVLSGLNDGERIVVDNVAQVSDGIQLQ; from the coding sequence ATGAAAGAAAAACTTTTAATCACATTGACCATTGTGCTCGCCGGTTTTTTCGCCACCGCTTGCGAGAAAAAACAACAGGCATCAACCGAAAAACCGCGAAGTATTGCGGGCATTGCAACGGAAAAAATTTCGCTTGCAACGGTTGATGATTTTTATGAAGCCACGGGAACCGTCAAATCAAAAACCACCACGGCGCTGTCCTCAAAAATTATGGGCGCGGTGCTTGCCCTTCACGCGCGCGAAGGTGATACGGTTCGTGCAGGGCAAACTTTGATTGAAATCGATAACCGCGACGCCAACGCGCAACTGCAAAAAGCGCAAGCCGGACTCAGAGAAGCCGAGCAAGCGGTAGCCGAAGTTGAACAATCCGCCAGCGCCGCTGAATCCGCGAAAAATGCTGCCGAAGCCAATCGCAAATTCGCCGCTGCAACCTTTGCGCGCTATCAAGCTCTCCTTGAACGAAAAGCCATCAGCCCGCAGGAATTTGACGAAGTCCGCGCCAAACATCAGGTCGCCGAAGCCGAAGTCGAACGCGCCGAACGCATGTTACAAACCCTTGCAGCTAGAAAAAAACAGATTCAAGCGCGCATTGACCAGGCGAAAGCCGACATCAGCAATGCGCAGATTTATGTCGGTTATGCGCGTATCACTTCGCCTATGGCGGGCATCGTTACCGCAAAACCAATCGAAGTCGGCGCGATGGCTGCGCCCGGTGTGCCGCTGCTGACGATTGAAGACAACGCCAATTATCGGCTTGAAGCCAATGTTGATGAATCGCAACTCGGCAAGATTCGCTTGCGCGAAAAAGCTCAGGTGCAAATCGACGCCCTCGGCGAAGATTTTTTTGAAGGAACGGTTGCGGAAATCGTGCCCACGGCTGACGCTGCCAGTCGCAGCTACACGGTCAAGATTGAACTTTCCGCCAAACCCACACTCCGCACCGGTTTGTATGGCAAAGCGCGGTTTATCACAGGACAAAAACAGGCGCTTACAGTGGCGCAGAAATCGCTTGTGCAACAAGGACAACTGACAGGCGTTTATGTGGTCGATGATAACCACATCGCGCGGTTTCGCTTGATTAAAACCGGAAAAACTTTGGGCGACCGGGTTGAAGTGTTATCGGGCTTAAACGATGGCGAACGCATCGTCGTTGATAATGTTGCTCAGGTGAGCGACGGCATTCAGTTGCAATGA
- a CDS encoding TolC family protein, translating to MFFALKKSLTQSLALLLACALFSASFISEARAQNSADDSTATTIAPADLTLPLAVEIALRTNPLMRATSAGREIADAQLGEARAGRLPVLQFNETLTRSNNPVFVFGSLLEQGKFTAQNFDLKSLNNPDALNNFRTSLTLKLPLFDQRQTTTRIAQAQIRQQQADTQTSQAQQQLRFEVLRAYYGVLLAQTKKAVADEATKTAEADVKRIRDLVEVGMVVTSDLLSAEVQLADFRQQQIQAEGDIAIAYAALNTALGMPINTSQKITGQLVEKNFAVAQADELIRQALENRPDYTRASLSVRASEEQTRGAKSENLPRVDLFANFGASNKSFAKGSSDYLVGASVTFNLFDAGRKNRINQADAARALANAEKDQLAGQIRFEVVRAHQQFVSARERLTVASRVIDRAQEALRIVQARHREGLTNITEVLQAETALVRARLNLVAARYEHYVGYANVLLASGKLTDVQEFVG from the coding sequence ATGTTTTTTGCTCTGAAAAAAAGTTTGACTCAATCGCTTGCGCTGTTGCTGGCTTGTGCCTTATTCAGCGCAAGTTTCATTTCCGAGGCACGGGCGCAAAATTCGGCGGACGATTCGACCGCTACAACTATCGCGCCCGCAGATTTGACCTTGCCGCTGGCTGTCGAAATCGCTTTGCGCACCAACCCGTTGATGCGCGCCACCAGCGCCGGTCGCGAAATTGCCGACGCGCAACTCGGTGAAGCGCGCGCCGGTCGTTTGCCCGTATTGCAATTCAATGAAACCCTCACGCGCAGCAACAATCCGGTCTTTGTTTTCGGCTCCTTGCTTGAACAGGGAAAATTCACGGCGCAAAATTTCGATCTCAAATCGCTTAACAACCCCGATGCGCTGAACAATTTTCGTACCTCGCTGACCCTGAAATTGCCGCTCTTTGATCAGCGACAAACCACCACGCGCATCGCCCAGGCGCAGATTCGCCAGCAGCAGGCTGACACGCAAACTTCTCAAGCCCAGCAACAATTGCGCTTTGAAGTGTTGCGGGCGTATTACGGCGTATTGCTTGCCCAAACCAAAAAAGCCGTGGCAGACGAAGCCACCAAAACCGCCGAAGCCGATGTCAAACGCATACGCGACCTGGTCGAAGTCGGAATGGTGGTCACTTCGGATTTACTTTCCGCCGAAGTTCAACTCGCGGATTTTCGTCAACAGCAGATTCAAGCCGAAGGCGACATCGCCATCGCTTATGCGGCGCTCAATACGGCGCTTGGCATGCCGATTAACACGTCGCAAAAAATCACCGGACAACTGGTGGAAAAAAATTTTGCGGTTGCCCAAGCTGATGAATTAATCCGCCAGGCTCTCGAAAATCGCCCGGATTACACCCGCGCCAGTCTGTCGGTTCGCGCTTCCGAAGAACAGACGCGCGGCGCAAAGAGCGAAAATCTGCCGCGAGTTGATTTGTTTGCCAACTTTGGCGCGAGCAATAAAAGCTTTGCCAAAGGCAGCAGCGATTATCTCGTCGGCGCAAGCGTCACCTTTAATCTGTTCGATGCCGGACGCAAAAATCGCATCAATCAGGCAGATGCCGCCCGCGCTTTAGCCAATGCTGAAAAAGATCAACTTGCGGGTCAAATTCGCTTTGAAGTGGTGCGTGCCCATCAGCAATTCGTCTCGGCGCGCGAACGTTTGACCGTTGCCAGCCGCGTCATTGACCGCGCTCAGGAAGCTCTCAGAATCGTACAAGCCCGCCACCGCGAAGGACTCACCAATATCACAGAGGTTTTGCAAGCCGAGACTGCATTGGTGCGGGCGCGCCTGAATTTAGTGGCGGCGCGCTATGAACATTATGTCGGTTACGCCAATGTTTTGCTTGCCAGCGGCAAACTAACCGATGTCCAGGAATTTGTTGGCTAG
- a CDS encoding DUF2892 domain-containing protein, with translation MTVERYLRLIAGVVVLVGAALAFYHSPYWFLLVFFVSFNLIQSAFTNWCPMMTILRWAGAKDEKDLVGRQL, from the coding sequence ATGACAGTTGAAAGGTATTTACGTTTGATTGCCGGTGTGGTGGTGCTGGTCGGCGCGGCGCTGGCTTTTTATCACAGCCCTTACTGGTTTCTGCTGGTCTTCTTTGTGTCATTCAATTTGATTCAGTCGGCATTCACCAACTGGTGTCCGATGATGACCATCCTGCGCTGGGCAGGCGCCAAAGACGAAAAAGACCTGGTCGGCAGGCAGCTATAA
- a CDS encoding phosphoribosyltransferase, giving the protein MISLFQDRREAGQVLAEKLQPYANRADVMVLGLPRGGMPVAFEIAQTLNAPLEVFVVRKLGVPDYEELAMGAIASGGARVINQDIVAEFAISSAELESVIAREQIELERREQLYRNAEAMPDLKGRVVILVDDGLATGATMRAAVAALRAQQPAQIIVAVPVAPPDVCQLFQRLADECVCTLTIEPFDGVGRWYRDFSQITDEEVRECLRRAARKSTGIAAKS; this is encoded by the coding sequence ATGATAAGCCTATTTCAAGACCGCCGGGAAGCTGGGCAAGTGCTTGCCGAAAAGCTTCAGCCTTATGCCAATCGTGCGGATGTCATGGTTTTAGGACTTCCGCGCGGTGGGATGCCGGTGGCTTTTGAAATTGCCCAGACGCTTAACGCGCCGCTTGAGGTTTTCGTGGTTCGTAAACTCGGCGTTCCCGATTATGAAGAGCTGGCGATGGGGGCTATCGCGAGCGGCGGCGCGCGGGTTATCAATCAGGACATTGTCGCTGAGTTCGCGATTTCATCAGCGGAACTTGAATCGGTTATCGCCAGAGAACAGATTGAACTCGAACGGCGCGAACAACTCTATCGCAACGCTGAAGCGATGCCAGACCTCAAAGGTCGGGTGGTCATTTTAGTCGATGACGGACTCGCGACCGGCGCCACCATGCGCGCGGCTGTCGCAGCGTTGCGCGCTCAGCAACCGGCGCAAATCATCGTTGCGGTTCCGGTTGCGCCGCCCGATGTCTGTCAACTTTTTCAACGCCTCGCCGATGAATGTGTCTGTACGCTGACCATAGAACCGTTTGACGGCGTGGGTCGCTGGTACAGAGATTTTTCTCAAATCACGGATGAAGAAGTCCGCGAATGCTTGAGACGCGCCGCTCGGAAATCAACGGGCATTGCCGCAAAATCCTGA
- a CDS encoding DNA-binding protein produces the protein MKTLVILMMSLVLPLFSGLQRGTPRYNPETETTIKGTVTEVKTVTERNRWGGIHLLVNTGSEMASLHLGPASYLTKQGYSFTKGDRVEAIGSRIKDNESEALIVRELKIGSRTLTLRNAQGFPLWAGGRFR, from the coding sequence ATGAAAACCCTGGTTATTTTAATGATGAGTTTGGTTCTACCCCTGTTTTCCGGGCTGCAAAGAGGCACTCCCAGATACAACCCGGAAACCGAAACCACGATTAAAGGAACAGTTACCGAAGTAAAAACCGTAACCGAACGTAATCGCTGGGGGGGCATCCATCTGCTGGTCAATACTGGCTCGGAAATGGCGAGTTTGCATCTGGGTCCCGCAAGCTATTTGACCAAGCAGGGCTATAGCTTCACCAAAGGTGATCGCGTGGAAGCTATCGGCTCAAGAATAAAAGACAATGAGAGTGAGGCGCTGATTGTGCGTGAACTCAAAATTGGCAGCCGAACGCTGACGCTACGCAATGCGCAAGGCTTTCCACTCTGGGCAGGTGGAAGGTTCCGTTAA
- a CDS encoding NBR1-Ig-like domain-containing protein, with the protein MKSKIKFFVYVSLTLTAFITFALLPNASATPLALWEEGVNDAQFVSQTVPLSMVAGQTYEVSVTMKNIGTSTWSKGAGYKLGSQNPQDNLTWGLNRVNIASSQAISPGKSTTFKFLVTAPSQTGLFNFQWQMLREGKGGTSTVFFGQLSTNVEVNVIGAGGGSDDAQFIAQTVPTPLKVNLSATASITLKNIGTTTWASDKGYRLGTQNPPLNSLWGLSTVALPKAVTPGETVTFTFTFTAPAIPGTYNFQWQMMKEGTGFFGAITPNFLINVTDIGGANDARFISQTAPTTVVIGQTFGITIRMRNMGTTTWTLQNGYKLASQNPPDNLIWGVSRVNLPVTVGEGEETTFVFNIRAPLTVGTYNLQWQMIQEGVGYFGEMSSNLAINVTSTPPADEEGFGNNLSVPNIFAEGYGITGLPTIQDTGMRPRPEEGTVTLPYFDMNHIYINNGTIFYPQQNPSVWRATIADGDLLNGEHVVVNWSDNLLNTRWTPRQVIRVETVLYKNLLPAMTAYTMGHLYGQGTTEMWGADVTTYESLYKTVFSVNARLKIEKLDGPGGNPIPKAPCGFNGAVYEKFGLDGSGGYGAEVNVSGSTVYGFNWQLNQCTATQTQKLGWWRLTFTLDPIASYTLGGINYSVPRNAFLDALDPGDLAGTFFRPQLISNSTTILEIEITAKGGGK; encoded by the coding sequence ATGAAAAGTAAAATTAAATTCTTCGTTTATGTGAGCCTCACATTAACCGCATTCATCACCTTTGCTTTACTGCCAAACGCCTCGGCAACGCCGTTGGCTTTATGGGAAGAAGGCGTCAATGACGCGCAATTCGTCAGCCAGACAGTTCCCCTGAGCATGGTTGCCGGACAAACCTATGAAGTATCCGTCACCATGAAAAATATCGGCACCAGCACCTGGTCAAAAGGCGCTGGCTATAAGCTTGGCTCGCAAAATCCGCAGGATAATCTGACCTGGGGACTGAACCGCGTCAATATCGCTTCTTCGCAAGCGATTTCGCCGGGCAAATCCACAACCTTTAAATTCCTGGTTACTGCTCCGTCACAAACCGGACTTTTCAATTTTCAGTGGCAAATGTTGCGCGAAGGCAAAGGCGGCACCTCGACAGTCTTCTTCGGGCAACTGTCCACGAATGTCGAAGTGAATGTCATCGGTGCAGGTGGCGGCTCCGATGATGCGCAATTCATCGCGCAAACGGTGCCGACGCCATTAAAAGTCAATTTGTCAGCCACCGCTTCAATTACCTTAAAAAATATCGGGACAACCACCTGGGCAAGCGATAAGGGCTATCGACTGGGAACGCAAAATCCCCCCTTAAATTCCCTGTGGGGTCTCTCTACAGTGGCTTTACCGAAAGCCGTCACACCCGGAGAAACCGTAACCTTCACCTTCACTTTCACGGCTCCGGCAATCCCCGGCACCTATAATTTTCAGTGGCAGATGATGAAAGAGGGGACAGGCTTTTTCGGCGCGATTACTCCTAATTTTCTCATCAATGTCACAGACATCGGGGGAGCTAATGACGCCAGGTTTATTTCGCAAACCGCCCCGACCACAGTGGTCATCGGACAAACCTTCGGCATTACGATTCGCATGAGAAACATGGGGACAACCACCTGGACATTGCAGAATGGTTATAAACTGGCTTCACAAAATCCGCCCGATAACCTCATCTGGGGCGTCAGTAGAGTGAATCTTCCGGTCACCGTCGGTGAAGGCGAAGAGACCACCTTTGTTTTCAATATCAGAGCACCGCTGACGGTTGGAACTTATAACCTACAGTGGCAAATGATTCAGGAAGGCGTCGGCTATTTTGGCGAAATGAGCAGCAATCTCGCCATCAATGTGACCAGCACACCGCCCGCAGATGAAGAAGGTTTTGGCAACAATCTTTCCGTTCCCAATATCTTTGCCGAAGGATACGGCATAACCGGTTTGCCGACAATCCAAGACACCGGAATGCGTCCGCGACCGGAAGAAGGCACAGTGACCTTGCCTTATTTTGATATGAATCACATTTATATCAACAACGGCACCATCTTTTACCCACAACAAAATCCCAGTGTGTGGCGGGCAACCATTGCTGATGGCGATTTACTGAACGGTGAACATGTCGTCGTCAACTGGTCTGACAATCTGTTGAATACCAGATGGACACCGAGACAGGTGATTCGGGTTGAAACCGTGCTTTACAAAAATCTCTTGCCCGCTATGACGGCTTATACGATGGGGCATCTCTATGGGCAGGGAACTACAGAGATGTGGGGAGCCGATGTCACCACCTATGAGTCACTATACAAAACCGTCTTTTCGGTTAATGCGCGACTGAAAATAGAAAAACTGGATGGTCCGGGCGGCAACCCGATTCCCAAAGCGCCTTGTGGATTCAACGGCGCCGTGTACGAAAAATTCGGTTTGGATGGCAGCGGCGGTTACGGCGCGGAAGTCAATGTTTCCGGAAGCACCGTCTATGGCTTTAACTGGCAGTTGAATCAATGCACCGCCACGCAAACCCAAAAGCTTGGCTGGTGGCGATTAACCTTTACGCTTGACCCGATAGCCAGCTACACGCTTGGCGGCATCAATTACAGTGTGCCGCGCAATGCTTTCCTGGATGCGCTCGATCCGGGCGATTTGGCAGGCACATTTTTCCGTCCGCAATTGATTTCCAACAGCACAACGATTCTCGAAATTGAAATTACTGCCAAAGGCGGCGGTAAATAA